A region of Chloracidobacterium sp. DNA encodes the following proteins:
- a CDS encoding DUF11 domain-containing protein, translated as MPDCRGSLKFATFLVALSVFFVIGKNELFADVLAIRAEERSSVAAKPPVLFSANSLIIPMDTGANGQNNGMLRAYGLVYTLLKSNVPVHWVIDPLKVTNGNDFVISSGSLQDVRTGAIVTVPRSYAGGPFVIDASDAAAALPIISSWQAVAGDNTEVHRLTSGSFMPEVARLLIRAPRIAILKDGNEQIAFSDLNAAGIPDATGTIWSSTSPDILTEADIQGPSTSNDADGVLFHTPGGLARFGFMASMHYITTANTAEVVQETRSWLSGNVLAHAFMQCEAARVFENDINGFFLSTSGIADDGSAPTTSAIRSPSDPLAQISGSFEADSGSVDSIGLAGGSTFHSGVTTLINNSASTLIQRIVMLSGKVDGDINKGTVTYLGGHDYTLDLPISTNPQTNGVRLFLNSIFESGIATDAGQADVAITKSAPAFTNTNTIAYTINYSNPGPRPVENLRIIDTLPAGATYLAGSGAPAPTTNSGGILTWNLPPLASGAGGSVSFSVTVTSDGPYTNRSQVQFSHLAVRTVSSNAVITTRDTIAPLVSIPGEPANPSVTNDATPTLFFSVTGGAAAILCRFNSDSFVPCTSPFTAAVPLADGPHILEVRGIDAAGNIGSDSYAFTVDSTPSVISGTVTYGNAAVPPKYISNVTITGVGSPIVATTTAGPGATAGQYSLSGFGAGSYTITPTKTGGQNNAINSFDAARVAQHVSGISLLTGNAFLSADVSNNGGVSSFDAAEIANFTVSSSPVGIAGTWKFIPVSKFYASITTDITAEDYVGLLMGEVSGNWNNTGARPAYSRKTAGAEGSGREAEDSKQLEVEVGNYTTAEKEIVVPVNIQGIANKGVISYEFELRYAPSVIQPLVDPVDVTRTTSRGLSVVTNATEPGLLRVAVYGAYPIDADGVLLNLRFSSVGAPGSVSPLSFERIMFNEGESRVVVADGRIELF; from the coding sequence ATGCCAGATTGCCGAGGTTCTTTGAAATTCGCAACTTTTCTTGTCGCATTGAGTGTTTTTTTTGTCATTGGAAAGAACGAACTATTCGCTGACGTTCTTGCCATTCGTGCTGAAGAAAGATCTTCTGTGGCGGCTAAGCCGCCGGTTTTGTTTTCTGCTAACAGCCTTATTATCCCGATGGATACAGGTGCGAATGGGCAGAACAACGGAATGCTGCGCGCTTACGGCCTCGTTTACACGCTTCTGAAAAGCAATGTTCCCGTACACTGGGTGATCGACCCGTTAAAAGTCACAAATGGCAACGACTTTGTTATTAGTTCAGGCTCACTCCAGGATGTGCGAACCGGAGCGATCGTAACGGTTCCGCGTTCATATGCTGGCGGCCCTTTCGTCATCGATGCGTCAGATGCCGCAGCGGCCCTGCCGATAATATCTTCCTGGCAAGCGGTTGCGGGCGACAACACCGAAGTGCACCGTCTCACGTCAGGCTCGTTCATGCCGGAAGTTGCCCGTTTGCTGATCAGAGCACCACGGATAGCCATCCTTAAGGACGGCAATGAACAGATCGCATTTAGTGACCTGAACGCCGCCGGCATTCCTGATGCTACGGGTACAATCTGGAGTTCGACCTCGCCGGATATCCTTACCGAGGCAGATATTCAGGGACCATCTACGAGCAATGATGCCGACGGTGTGCTCTTTCACACTCCCGGAGGTCTGGCACGATTTGGCTTCATGGCATCGATGCACTATATAACTACGGCAAACACGGCCGAGGTCGTGCAAGAGACACGTTCGTGGCTCAGCGGCAACGTCTTAGCTCACGCTTTCATGCAATGCGAAGCAGCGAGAGTGTTCGAGAACGATATAAATGGATTTTTTCTTTCAACATCCGGGATAGCCGACGATGGATCCGCACCCACAACTTCGGCCATACGATCTCCATCCGATCCTCTTGCTCAGATCTCAGGTTCGTTCGAAGCCGATAGTGGGAGCGTTGACTCGATAGGACTCGCCGGAGGATCGACTTTTCATTCGGGAGTAACGACCTTGATCAATAACAGCGCATCTACGTTGATCCAACGTATAGTGATGCTGTCGGGCAAGGTCGATGGCGATATAAATAAAGGTACAGTAACTTATTTGGGAGGACATGACTACACTCTGGATCTGCCCATAAGTACGAACCCTCAGACAAATGGTGTACGGCTGTTTCTGAACTCGATCTTTGAATCGGGCATCGCGACTGATGCCGGCCAAGCAGATGTAGCCATCACGAAATCGGCGCCTGCATTCACAAACACCAACACGATCGCCTACACGATCAATTACTCGAATCCCGGCCCGAGGCCTGTCGAGAACCTCAGGATCATTGACACGCTTCCAGCCGGGGCGACATATCTTGCAGGTTCGGGAGCACCTGCTCCAACTACAAACTCAGGCGGCATACTGACATGGAACCTGCCGCCGTTGGCGTCGGGAGCGGGCGGTTCAGTTAGTTTTAGCGTGACCGTGACCAGTGATGGGCCATATACAAATAGGTCACAAGTTCAGTTTTCCCATCTGGCAGTGAGAACCGTTTCTTCGAACGCCGTAATAACGACTCGCGATACTATAGCCCCTCTTGTCTCGATACCGGGTGAACCAGCCAACCCAAGCGTTACGAACGATGCAACGCCGACCTTATTTTTCTCAGTGACCGGAGGCGCCGCAGCGATACTCTGCCGCTTTAATAGCGATTCGTTCGTCCCATGCACTTCGCCGTTTACGGCTGCAGTTCCTTTGGCAGATGGCCCCCACATTTTGGAGGTCCGCGGCATCGACGCCGCAGGTAATATTGGATCTGATAGTTACGCGTTTACCGTTGATTCGACACCATCCGTGATCAGCGGGACGGTAACCTATGGTAATGCGGCTGTCCCGCCGAAATATATTTCAAACGTTACGATAACGGGTGTAGGTTCGCCAATAGTTGCCACGACAACCGCTGGGCCAGGAGCGACTGCCGGACAGTATTCGCTGAGCGGATTTGGAGCGGGTTCTTACACCATCACACCTACCAAGACTGGAGGACAGAATAATGCAATCAACTCATTCGACGCGGCAAGGGTCGCCCAGCATGTTAGCGGTATCAGCCTTTTGACCGGCAATGCGTTTCTCTCCGCTGATGTCAGCAACAACGGAGGTGTCTCTTCGTTCGATGCGGCGGAGATCGCGAATTTTACTGTTTCAAGCTCGCCAGTTGGAATAGCCGGAACATGGAAGTTTATTCCCGTGAGCAAGTTTTATGCGTCGATAACCACTGACATTACGGCTGAGGACTACGTCGGGCTACTTATGGGCGAGGTGTCAGGAAACTGGAATAATACGGGTGCTAGGCCCGCATACAGTAGGAAAACTGCAGGAGCAGAAGGCAGTGGACGGGAGGCGGAAGACAGTAAGCAGTTGGAAGTGGAAGTTGGTAATTATACGACGGCAGAAAAAGAAATTGTCGTTCCGGTTAATATTCAGGGCATTGCGAACAAGGGCGTGATCTCATATGAGTTTGAACTCAGATATGCCCCTTCAGTGATACAGCCTTTGGTTGATCCGGTCGATGTGACCCGAACAACTAGTCGCGGGCTTTCGGTGGTGACGAATGCGACTGAGCCAGGCCTGCTTAGAGTAGCTGTTTATGGAGCTTATCCGATAGACGCCGACGGCGTGTTGTTGAATTTGAGATTTTCTTCCGTTGGAGCACCGGGTTCGGTTTCGCCGCTTTCTTTTGAGCGGATAATGTTCAACGAGGGTGAGTCGAGAGTTGTAGTAGCTGACGGAAGGATCGAACTCTTTTAG